The window ATGACCCCAGATAGCTAACGGCTTCACTATGATCGGTAGTAAATTAACTTGTGTTCGTTGCTCCGGGTTTTTGCCCCAATTTGAGTTGGTGGTGGTGTTAAAATGACCCCTAACTTTGAGTTCCATGATGATTCTAAAAAGCAACCCCAAGGGGAGTCGCTGGATGGGAAACTTGCTAATCACGCTGAGTTGATGGGTGCCGTGAATACGCTAAAACGAGACCGTTTTGAATTACTGAGTGCTTACCTTGATGGCGAGGTGACAGCCGCAGAACGCCGGCAAGTTGAAGAATGGCTGGCCAATGATCCGAGGGTACAGCAGTTGTACAGCCGGCTATTAGGTCTGCGCCAAGGATTGCATAAGATGCCGGTGCCGGCAGCCCAGCAAAGTGTTGAAGAAACGGTTGAGCAGGTTTTTGCCCGTATTGATCGCCGGCCAAAGCGAGCTATCCTGTGGGGCGGGGCAGCACTGGCGGCTATGTTTATCGCTGCCGTGTCAGGAATGATCCCCTCT of the Microcoleus sp. FACHB-68 genome contains:
- a CDS encoding zf-HC2 domain-containing protein → MTPNFEFHDDSKKQPQGESLDGKLANHAELMGAVNTLKRDRFELLSAYLDGEVTAAERRQVEEWLANDPRVQQLYSRLLGLRQGLHKMPVPAAQQSVEETVEQVFARIDRRPKRAILWGGAALAAMFIAAVSGMIPSQQSFAPQLAQSPQTSVSDDSLMIALNNPVVEIPKAPVATPEKSVITRALIVE